From the Diadema setosum chromosome 3, eeDiaSeto1, whole genome shotgun sequence genome, the window TCAGCGAGTTCAAAAATAAAAGAGCATTCAGACCAAGTATGAAActgatggtgatgttgattgAGTTGAGGTGTAAAGACAATCGGCTGCCTCAGAGATTAAGCCAATTTCTGCCATGAGGAACACGTTGGTTCTTTTATAGCTgacactacttttttttttttttttagagagagagaaacgttCATTTCGAACCACTGGTAAAAgatcaatgaaacaaaaataaaatatcagTCAAGCGAGTTTATAATTAATTCcgacatttttttcctttttcttttaatttctttgccATTACAATTCTTCGGTAAAGAAATTTGGTTTCCTAAAAGATTAAACACATTTATTTTCTGTGAGGAGGAGCATGTGGGTTTTTGCACATGGGCACTGAGTTATTGGAATGTTTATGTCTGATGAGTCATAAAACAATCGGTGTAATGGAAAATGTCTGTCAAGTGAGTTTACGGTTCAATGTAGtttatctctttgttttactattGGATTCCTtggcaatgaaaatgatgatttagCTGTTCAGATCGAAGTTCTGTTATTTAGAAGCCgtgatactgaaaaaaaaaaaaactgttttaatGCAGCCATTCTGTACAAATGTAAGATGGTGTCCATATATGTATCCGCGCAAatggaaactttcttttttctgattCAGTTTTAAAACTCTAAAAACAATGCGACATTGTAAacctgaataataataatagggcTAAGTATATTTCGCTCATGAGATCTTTGAAAAGGGGGGTTAAGATTCAGAAAATTAGCTGTTAggatcattttattttatagaATAACAAACATTAGATATTACCTAATCTTGGAAGTACTTGATTATGATCATTAATACACTATACCAGAGACAATTTACATAGATACGGATCTTTCATCGTGAGTGTTTAATCTTCTGAAAGCAGTAAATCTATACTACAATGGATTATGATTATAGAATACgtaatgcattattttgcaCGACTAACCTACGAATTAAGTTCAATTATTGTTACCTCCTGCAAAAGTGCCGTTATGTAGATCTTAATGTAATGTTAATCAGAAAtaaatgatacacacacacacatacatgtaaatatatatatatatatatatatatatatatatatatatatatatatatatattgtagggTAAGGGAATTATATACTAGACCCCTTACATTATATCTTAAACATTAACTACAAACTCTTCACCTTCAATTCTAACAACTTTTGACAGGATGCTAGTACCGCTTTAAAAGTTAGAAGTAGTCCTAAAAGATTGTATTCATTTAGTGTACCATTTTCAGCAACATCGGATAATTCCTTCACTCTAATTACTTTTGAGTTTTATATCCGGTTTACTGTCcaattcattgcacagagcacgTCAAAATGAGGATTAAGCACTTAAATAAACCCTAGATTTAACGGGATCTTTTCTcagtgaacacttttttttccaatttttccgatttttatttttgcctttTTGTGGTTTCGTGATGTAGGGTACCATATCATTGTATGGTTATCATCTCTATGTTTTTATGACAACTTAGTGTGCACCTATTACATAAAGCGACGTAAAGATTGCAAGGATTTGCATTTATCTTACGTAGTAATTCCAAACAATATCTAAATATACTTTCTTTCCTGCGAACATCATTAAATCATTTACATTCAAGTCTACaagttgttgttcttgttgtgtgtgtCAGTGTTTTCTAGGTAATTTAAATATATACTGTGCATTTATTTGGATGTAACAATCATTTTACATAAAACAACAGATGTAGCATCGAATGACCGTTGTTACGctacaaattgtcgcccccggaAACGGGCGACAAATTGTGCAGGGAActgacggcacaaattgtcgcccctgcacaattttttttttttttttcagagggcTGACGGCACAAATTGTTGGCTGCCCTCAAAGCATATTTAGGGAGTAATATCATTCTTGATATAGACATTGGCATACCAACACATAACTGACATGGCTACATTCATGCAAACAATCCATATAAAAAAGTCACTCGAGTGTGTCTGTGCGCTCAAACATGATAACTGAGTGTCCGtttgagtgtgtgagtgtgtgtgtgtgtgtatgtatgtatgtgtggggTGCGCGTGAAGTGGAGAGGAGTGGATGGATGGGGTGTGGGTGTTTGAGGCACgggtgtgaatgtgtgtatgtgtgtgtgcgtgtgtgtgcgtcgATGGGCTCGCGCGCATATGTGTGCGTATGGGATGTCtgtatatttatgtgtgtgagtctgtgtgtgcatggtgCTATGAGTAAtaatagaaacgtgccataaaaacaaaacttagCATTGACCCCTGCTtctgacttttgaccttgaggtgacctccATGTTTGGTAAATGTTAAACTTTGTATAACCGCCCTTCCCCCCAAggttgattgaaattgaagcccTGGGtacagagttattcaagtttttaaAGCGCAACGGCCAGacgacggatggacggacaacgGACGGACAGACGTAATCCCTTACTCTCCCCTCACCTTCGGTGGGCtcgaaaaatacacacacacacaaaaaagacgcacacacatacatacacacacagatgcacgcacacatacatacaaattaacatacatacatacatgcgtGCGTATCCACACGCGCAtacagagacagaaagagagagagaatcaccgCCATCAACACAGAGACTCCAgcaaacacgcacacatacacaccacatacccctacacatacacaccacacaTACACCAGTATAGAAAGACCACGATACTCAGCACACACACCATATACAAtgcgcacatacacaccaaatacataaaaacacacacgcgcacaatcatccaaacacaaacacccacagacacacgcacgcacacaagcGCACgtttacacacaaacaaaccaccacacatgcacacaatgacaatgacaatgtgttgttgttgttttttttttcatgtcacccTAATATTCAGATtcctcaattcaattcaattcaattcatttatttttcattcttcttttttcaacaaaacataacgtataataaatttggaattacatcataaacatgaacattcGACTTtataaaagataaatgatacaaataaacaaaagaatgcatactggcttcagttgagaaaaaaaaaagaactgagaggtccactaaagagcaagcttgtatgttgtgaaccactcaaaaaatgaacaaacttatgaattacttatttacaaatacttatcacaGATATAATTTACGACAGAACggaacaagacaggagaaatacaaaagacttgacacgacttgacaaaaaagacggaaagaatagagagagagaaaggaaaagaaaaaaaagagaatgcctTCAGAGGGCTGGTACTGCATTCACCTGTGCAGGGATTTAATGGCTATTGCATAATAATCTACGTAATCCATTACGTAATAATGAAGTCAGCAATCGAAAGACtggtggatggatgatgaaccctgaggttgatgAGATCTAACTAATAAAGAAATATGTCAAAGAGGATTTAacagaaatgatttcaacttgcgcttaaaagaatgcAAAGGAGGGGAAtcttttatttcacagcttaatgaattccaaaatctaggaccggtgtatataaatgtactctGAGCTAAAAGagttctcaggaggggcaaatgaaactcattacattgtctagtgggataattatgaaaaaaactgattccgtggaaacattgaattgaaaatactgggaagtgcatttgcattgtaattaaacataaactgaccaagctgaaaaaaatacaaatctgtaattttcaaaatcttatatttagtaAACAATGGCTCTGAatgggaacgtggcgggacgccGCATATGATACGaagtagcttttttttttgcagtaataGTAATGTATCtagtaaagtttgatgggcactaccccatgctaggagtccgtaattaagatacggtaaaattagagaaaaatacaaggtCAACAAAGAGGACATTGGAATATGAGACTTGAGTCTAtttatgataccaatattacgtgaaatgattgtactaatgttaataatgtgcggtctccatgaaagtttatcgtccactgtgataccaaggaattttatataaGATACACGTTCTAACAGAGTgtcatcaaaaatgatatttgtgcgCAAAGCTTCTAcggaattgctaaaaagcatatacttcgttttctggagattaagtgataatttattagctcttatccactgagtaactttttttttttcaattcggaattaacaatgCTTACGAAAGTATCTGGATTtcggtgagaaaagaaaacattggaatcatcagcaaaaaggatAAATGAGAGTATATCAGAGGATCTacaaaagtcattaatataaataataaaaagtgaatgtcctaataagctacccttgtgggacgccacatcTAATAAATTCTAGATTTGACTCattctcgttcagagatacatattgttttcgattgtgtaggtaactcctgaaccactccaaggccttccccgtATTCCATAAGATGACAATTTATataataaaatgtcatgatttatcgtatcgaaggccttggagaagtccaagaagataccaataagatgagaatgattatcaatagtatgcgcggcgtggtcaataaacttcaaaaggcatgaatggtactgtgtttctgacgaaacccaaattgagaatttgtaaaaacattatgaaaacgaagaaaattaattgttcttaCAATCAccaatttttccaaaattttagatagatgaaagcaaagaaatgggtctataattacatcaaattcatctccttttttaaataaaggaaaaaccttagctattttcataatttcaggaaaaacaccactttgtatagatttattgaaaatatgtgaaagtgggtcagcaattgatgatataattccctttagaatgaaattacttatatcatcataaccggcacttcgcttattattcattgcagtaacaatatctattatttcatagTTGGTagttggaacaaaaaaaaaaatagaactagaaTTAGGTTGACCTAAGACTGTAGAAAAATGCGTATTTGACTTTGGTACTTTTTCTGCCAGATTCCccatcattgaaaaataagaattaaaaatattaacTTTATCATTAGGatcttcaacaattttattatcatattttaactttgtaatatttaatttcttttttgatatattcatggcctGCTTCAATATCTTCCATGTGTTCTTTAtaattatcatgtttatatttctcTAACTGAATcatatatttcctctttttcaaCCGTATAATCTCTATCTATaaacttatcttttattttaggaatatattcatctaaataattattcataatccctgaaaaattttcaaatgatgcatttacgtcatcattatcataaacactAGACCAGTCAGCCCTATCTAAGCAAGCACCAAGGCTAGCCAAATTTTCCGGTGAAGCTCTACGTCTAAATGAAGAAAACTGGAACTTATTAACCAAATGTTTAAGATCAAAACATGTTATAATAGGGAAATGATCAGTTACATCAGATAAAATTATAGCAGAATTTAAAATCTGCACAGAATtagaaaatatattatcaaggAGGGTTGCGGAGTGATTTGTAACTCGAGTTGGCTTCGAAATTAGTGGCAAGAAAGAGGCTGACAAAAAAATTTCAAGAAATTCTTGAGATGTGTTATCATCAttcttaatcaaatcaatattaaaatcacccattatgaaaatgcttttaTTGATAAATAAAGGACTTtttaacatattatatatactccaaacacacgcaaacacaactatgcgcacacatatacacacctACACACCATACTCAGCACATGccatgcagccccccccccccaacacacacacacacttcacatTTACCAATCATACCATCCAACCCCACCCAAACATACCACAAAAACCCACGCAATGCACCACACAATTCATTGTGCATCTTAGTATCATCTTCTGCGGTTTGAAGACAACGACCGACGACAATTTGTGCTGCTACGTTTCTTTTTTACCTGAACAAATTGTCCCCATTTGTGCTGAGGCGACAATTTGTTCCGCAACAGACCTATGAAAATTGTCTGTgtagaaaacaaataaattttTGCAGACTGGACTGTCTTTGCAAATTCCACgattaatattttgaaaatatgatttgtatTCACCCTAGTGAATATACTGCCGTCTGTTCAAAAGGTAGTTcctgaaaagaaacaaatcaaggCCCCCATGTATTCAATGGTGTGATACTTtgtaaatatgtatttttttattgtcttaATTGATTGTGTCGAAGGCTTTAGAGAACTCCAAGAAGATAATactgcactgtaaaaacatcggtgttagattggtgtaaatttattttcacatttttttcaaaaatctagtattttaatgtaaaattcttgatcgtcttgtttaaattaaaaatcaacaagaagtgcagttactaagaaactcttcaaaaaacagtttaaaatttggaaatgacaaccgtaggtgttaatttaacaccataaatgagcaccgaaaatttaacaccagctcggtgttcactatttaacaccggactttttgcagtgtgcaTTATATGAGCGATGTTGTTTAGggagtgagaaaaaaataatgcgtGAGAGGTTGTGCGTTTATTACAAAATCGGTATACTGCAGTTTACACAATATGTCATGAGGTTGTTGAAATTAACAGTTGTATCACAATTATATAAAATCTCAATCACATCTTGGCATTCAGTCCttttatcttttgaaaaaaaaagtaacatcgATTATATATTCATCTCAAAAAGTAGGCCGGGGGAATCAAGATGACGGCGGAATAAAAACTCGATCGGAGCTAGGGTGTGGACAGCAAAATCATTATCGAGATTTATTATCCAATTCCTCATCATCAAAGTCAGGTATACCTCCGAAATTAAATTAATGCTTAGTGAGACTAGTTGATCAAGAAAGTAAAAATCATTCATATCCCCGTCCTGTCCGTCGTATGAGTTAATCATTATTCGCACTTTCAGGTTTCAAAGCTTGATGTATTAAGGATTGTTATCGATACATTAAAATCAAGTACCTTTCGGTTCAAGACAGCTTGAGAGAGTGCACTGAGATGAACTTGATGTCCTTCAAGAGGTTCCGGTGGTAGAGGACGTCTTATCCTTTCCAAGGATATGATATCATTGGGCTGAGCATAGGTTGCATTGACGAAGTCGTGAACAGAGCAGTAATTTCCTGTAATGAGGAATAGTTACAACACAAATCTTTCATTTACCCAAtttcaacattgttttttttttttttttttttttttttttttcacgaggaTACTTAGGCCAAAAAGGCCGTCGAAGAAAGACTTCTGCTAAAGCTTCCTTCTTTTCTTAGTCACACAATTTTGggcccgcctcgggccttcGTCATTGAAAAAGACAAAGGTCAGAGGCGGGCCGAAAATgttgtgaataaaaaccttgtTGGACCTCTAACTAGTGTACGCGAGACTccttgtgatatatatataatatatatatatacatatatatttatatattttaaacatatatacatatataaaataatatcaataataataataataattattattatttttgttgttgttggtaggACTAGGATTAGGATTTCCGCAACATCATTTTGTCTGACAATTAATGATAATGAGTATTTTCAATACAAACCTCTTCGAACGACTATGATTACGGCAGTTACACAAAGGAGAACACCTGCTATAGTTCCAGCTCCAATGACAATGCCAGAGATCCATCGTTTGTCTAGAGTAATTGTACAATGAAATCAAgagcaaaatgcaaaaacaaagaagatcATTCAAGTGGCAAGTAAATCATACATAAATGGTTATCCATCAATAACGACTtgtatcaaagtgcaacatgTAATTCGAAACGTATAATCACTGGATGCATGTAAATAATACACGCATTACACGTAATACTGAATGCATTACTTAGTATTTtactgacattttcatttcatttgtgtgtgtgtgtgtgtgtgtgcgtgagttaTTTATATCaaacctgtatttttttttcttttactcaaACTCCTGTCAGTGGTCCGTGGTCGTCGACACAGAAAGGCAATGGTTAAATCCTACCaaaacacgtttttttttttttttttttttttttttttctggctatACACTTAAAAGAACTGTAGTCatcttcaaaatgttttgtcGGAAAAAGAAGAACGAAAagatatgaattgaattgaaatgtattgaatgtAAAGCATATCAAACCTTCAAAATGAGGTGCGCTTAGTACACCAGAAAAGAAATTGAGCTTTCATTAATCACACCTAATAAGTTTTAACAGGTTGCATCGTGTATTGCATATGTTAACTTTGAAGTTTAGTATTATTGTTCGATTTAATGACATTCATGCATCGAGCTATTTTTATTGCAACTCGacgaaaataaaattgttgTATTAAGAAAGTGACTTTTTGTAATGAATAGTTTCAACTCCTCTCATattatgattaaaaagaaacaaaaacattgatATAACCCCTTACTCAGTCCCTGTGAACTtgagttttcctttttttttatttaagaatgctcattatttttttctttaaactcaTCAACGGAATTTCATAACGCTCTCTGGCCATCTTTAATTTCtaacttcatttatttgcaATGTGGACATATCTAAAGTGATTTTGATCGTCTTTGCATATTGAGAGAcgacattgtttgtttgtttgtttgttttctgtccCTCTCATGGCTGCAGGTAATCTACCTTGTCATAAAATTACAGAGACAATCCGTGACCTGTATATTTTCCATGACGTTTTGCCGATAACAATCCTTAACAATGAATAAATCGGCAACGAGTCGTTGTTGTGATATGAGTTTCTTTCTTAACTCGGGGAGCGTTTGCTTGCTTTCTGTTTTAGCTGTGTTTTCGTAATAAGCGTGGGGACAGATATAAATTTTTGAATAATATCTTATGTGCAGCAAAGGTCTTCTTCATCTAGGttacaaaaagcaaacaaaaacaaacaaacaaaaacaagaacaagattACACGGACAAACTTGTATACCACAGGGCCGGCACAACCTTGGGgccattatttctttctttctgtcttttttttctgtctttcttctttttttttttcttttcctttttgataACATATAGAACTACGTATCAAATAGGgcatcacaaaagaaaatgtgCTGAAGCAATCGttgtttatttatgtatgtatttttttttttttacttgttctTATTTTTTGCAGCGGATAGAAGTGGTGGCagaacccccacttttgaaaacgtggcgccggtcGTGTACCAAGATATGCATAtaacaagaaagaaaacaatggTGGCATAATGTCATAATGTTGAATTAGAGATGGCATTTTTATGCAGTTGTTTCTGATATCCAAATTGACTCATCTGGTAGATCATTTAAGAaacatgggaaaaaaaaaaagaaagtggaagAAGAAGTGATGAAAAGATATACGAACGAGCATATGCTGCTCCGGAAAAACAAATAGGACAAACAGTGCTACGAAGCTTAGACTAAATACGGTGGCTTTTCCACTTACATTAAGCATTTATCAAAATCTGAGTGACAAGTCTGCTTTGCACTGGgacatttacatacatgtaccctGTTTATCTTCAGTTAATTGAACCGTGCGCTCTGCAACACCAAACTTGTTTCTGGCGATGCATGTGAATTCCTTAGGCGAATTTCCTGTCGCGATACCGGCCAAAGGCAGTCTGCTCTCAACGACACTATAGAAGGGGCTCGGAGATACATCAGTAGTATTTGGGGAGCCAATAGAATGGTATCCAATCGCTGCCCAGGTGACAGTAGCAGCTGGGTGAGCTTCTACGACGCACATCAGATATTCTTCGATTCCGATTTGAGTATGGTCTACCGTGAACACCGTCAATTCCCTTATGCTCGGGGGATCTGTTCCATATAACATAAATCCCAtgtcttaaaaaaagaataaaccgCATTAGATTGAACTGATAAACGCGTTTAGTATTATAGGGAAGCAATGCATGCTTACATCAAACCAAGCAACCACGAGACCGGTGGCCTAAATCCCTCTAGCGTTGATGATAAGGATTAATGGAAAGGATAACACGATTGCCAACAAGCAAAACCTGTGCAGCAAGGATATTTGAACCATTGACCTTGTTACTGGGATCTTATCCACCGACaaattttatacatatatacatgtacatgtatataacatatTATATCCTCCAACTTGTAAAAACCAGGATGTGATGTTGGGTACCATAAATACCCCGTATGCTGTTAAACCTTCACTTTAACTGACTGCGGATGAAACAATTTATTGTTTAAAATTCCTGAATATGTATTTCAAGATATCTGCACGTCATGAACTGGCATATCTGTTTGCAATTCTCTTTCTAAGGAGGCCAAAGATTTAAATTGGCATAACACGTTCCCTTCATTTGGGCACTATTTTCTATTTATACTCCGAAGAGCATTCATAcacatataaatacacatagggacaatttacacacaaacGAACACTTACAAAATACGTGGATGATCGCTTCCTTTCGTCGCATAGGAGGTATACCATTATCCGACTGACAAACATATCTGCCGGATATGCTCCTATCCATGTACGAGAATGACAACGATGAAAATCCACTACCGGCACTGATAGGAGTGACAGTCCCTTCTTTCGTCCAAGTGACCGCTGGGACCGGGTAGCCGGAAGATGAACAGTTGACATCAAATTGTTGATGGACTGATATTTCCGACAACTCTGTAAGATTTGACCAATTCAGTTGCACGTCCGATGGAGAACCTGTTAAATAAGAAACCAAGCCAAggtataaaaatacaaaaacaaaatataaacgtAACGCATTTTTATATCAGCGTTCGACTCTTATGCATGCCGTACACAATATTGTCATAACCATATCATCTACAGAGTTTTCACTTCAAGTATCAGACATGCACGGTCTTGAGTTTATTTGGAATTATTACATGCTGTTGGTTTAGTCTGTAATGTATTTTACTTACAGTCAAGACTTGTCGAACTCATTTCCTTTACcatcctttctctctctctctctctctctcttaagtgtgtatggaggggggggggatggggtcgAATCAAGTAGTTGATACTCAGTTTTTAAACATTGATGTATTGGAAACAAAGTGTCTGGTTTGAAACGCCAGCTTTATGTTGACATGCCAGACTGCTAAAGAGATGAACAAAACAACTTGttagaataaagaaataattttatcattaattgataatgaaaaaggaaatatgTTGCTTTTTTCAGCGTGCCATGATATAGCAGTATTATCAATATTCATTTGGATGTGTCGgtggatataaaaaaaaaagagaatagaaataacattatttATTTCGTGCGATGTAATTTTAGGTGCCCGTCTGTGTGctaacttttttatttctttttttttttgggggggggcaatgtAACTGGGAGAGATATTTTCCTCCAAATGTTAATGAAAAGGCGcacaccacacatacacacacacacacacacacacatacacacacacacatactgtataatatatatatatatataatatatacatatgtttaAGCGCACATGAATAACATGTTTTTGAGAGAGATTTAAAGGTGTCTTTAATgcatttgttattttgtgtatactGTGTATATTTTGGCTTTATCAgggaaatgcaaaaataaactcAGCGGGAATTGGCAGGGGCGGTGGGGGATttaatataaatatgtatatatatatatatatatatatatatatatatatacattcaccGTAACGACAATGtcgttgaatgaaaatgattacataatgaaaaactgcaaaattgtattcatttattgaaTAAGTCtgtttttcaattttctgaTGAATGTTAGGTCTATGATAAGTAACTACTGCcgtatgaaattgataaaaaattTGATTGTGGGGTAAATTTGTACTGTTGTCTTGTCCCTCTTAAGTCCCTCTGTGGATTTCTAACGGACCAATTACAAATTTCTCTGTGTTTTCTTATGGTCCAGGATGTCGTGTCATTAATTGTTTTCTAATGGTCAAGACCTAGTGTTTCACTTTCCATGTTGATACCCTTAGcctattttttcatattttttatggACCATTATAAAAGTCTATAACTTTCATATTCAAAAGTGAAGTTTGACCTGTGTTAGCAGTCTACAATGGGCCTTTGGTAAATTTACAGTCTCCCCTGGTACGTTTAAAATGGCGATTTTCCCTTCAGGTCTCATACCTGTAAACTATCCAtggaccctacctgccaaaatatcaaaatccttcataaattcccccaaaattttcGGAttactaccaaaagttaatcgtttgttactcgtgtcattctcaacctttcctgcaagtttcatcccaatccgttaactactttttgagttagtttgcacacggacaaacgaacgaacgaacgaacgaacaaaccaacagttaagcccccgtcacactacagcgtataaatcagcgaatgcctagcggatgggcaaaatttggcaaagtccagATACGCTAGAAT encodes:
- the LOC140246724 gene encoding lachesin-like; the protein is MESRLGTVGGTRRNGGCWTPHIIVNVIIRRNTGILRTVEGSPSDVQLNWSNLTELSEISVHQQFDVNCSSSGYPVPAVTWTKEGTVTPISAGSGFSSLSFSYMDRSISGRYVCQSDNGIPPMRRKEAIIHVFYPPSIRELTVFTVDHTQIGIEEYLMCVVEAHPAATVTWAAIGYHSIGSPNTTDVSPSPFYSVVESRLPLAGIATGNSPKEFTCIARNKFGVAERTVQLTEDKQDKRWISGIVIGAGTIAGVLLCVTAVIIVVRRGFFAFTREPSSHVRASERIGSWRGF